The following are encoded together in the Panicum virgatum strain AP13 chromosome 6K, P.virgatum_v5, whole genome shotgun sequence genome:
- the LOC120713859 gene encoding uncharacterized protein LOC120713859, producing MLPAEGTKLYQEKIRDCQKFLNELAEQAAAKALELQQAGEGLRLSVDQEQRLQEVASLRGELEKLKAEHSKEVDLLQRKLKDLAKEKGVSYREIQIPAGEDQKDDQRSQR from the exons ATGCTGCCGGCAGAGGGGACAAAATTGTATCAAGAAAAGATACGTGATTGTCAGAAGTTTTTGAAT GAACTAGCTGAACAAGCCGCTGCCAAGGCTTTGGAGCTTCAACAGGCTGGAGAAGGTCTGCGACTCTCCGTAGATCAAGAGCAACGGCTCCAAGAGGTCGCCAGTCTTCGAGGAGAGCTGGAGAAGTTGAAAGCTGAGCACAGCAAAGAAGTCGATCTACTGCAAAGGAAATTGAAGGACCTTGCAAAGGAAAAAGGCGTCTCTTATAGAGAAATACAAATCCCTGCAGGAGAGGACCAAAAAGATGACCAAAGATCACAAAG ATGA
- the LOC120713860 gene encoding uncharacterized protein LOC120713860: MSSEACKRKVSASSGGCSPRPEKRGRESSSTPVTSPVPSVRSAPASGAITTSRLMEPSAGQAVKESGTLGTTMISKLLKSKKLPSKKRTHKGADLGLGVSEQTHSASVPGPNPSEVIPPRVSLIYG, from the exons ATGTCATCAGAAGCCTGCAAGCGGAAAGTATCCGCTTCAAGCGGAGGCTGCAG CCCAAGGCCAGAAAAGCGTGGGCGAGAATCATCTTCGACCCCTGTTACGAGCCCTGTCCCATCCGTCCGATCCGCACCTGCGAGTGGTGCAATAACCACCTCTAGGCTGATGGAACCATCGGCGGGGCAAGCAGTGAAAGAATCGGGTACTTTGGGGACAACGATGATCTCGAAGTTGCTGAAATCCAAGAAGCTGCCCAGCAAGAAGCGAACCCA CAAAGGGGCCGACCTCGGCCTGGGTGTGTCTGAGCAGACTCACTCTGCCTCCGTCCCCGGGCCTAACCCTTCTGAAGTCATACCTCCACGGGTCTCGCTAATTTACGGTTGA